One Bradyrhizobium zhanjiangense DNA segment encodes these proteins:
- a CDS encoding transcriptional regulator domain-containing protein — MPTQYWRAPETIERLNRLERPGFALEFLRRNADYRRDFVRAERQIAREGADPETIRTSFARRWRLRCRP, encoded by the coding sequence ATGCCGACCCAGTATTGGCGGGCGCCCGAGACCATTGAACGCCTGAATCGCCTTGAGCGTCCGGGTTTTGCCCTTGAGTTTCTGCGGCGCAATGCCGACTATCGCCGCGATTTCGTCCGTGCTGAACGCCAGATCGCGCGCGAGGGCGCTGATCCCGAAACCATCCGAACGAGTTTCGCACGTCGATGGAGGTTGCGGTGTCGCCCATGA
- a CDS encoding S26 family signal peptidase, with protein MTRFGYLILIYIAALVAGTLAFLHPAPRLIWNATASAPIGLYVLHPLGELRDLELVEVRLPEPIASFLADGGFLPKGVPLLKHVMALPGQTVCRSGDTVSVDHVDVGTAHDRDHRGRPLPRWSGCHTLEPGEVFLMNPTVPDSLDGRYFGALPVTSIVARAVPLWTDEAADGRFVWRAATH; from the coding sequence ATGACCCGCTTCGGCTATCTCATATTGATCTACATTGCGGCGCTGGTCGCCGGCACCTTGGCGTTCCTTCATCCCGCGCCGCGGCTGATCTGGAACGCCACCGCGAGCGCGCCGATAGGGCTCTACGTGCTACATCCGCTCGGAGAGCTGCGCGACTTGGAACTGGTCGAGGTACGGCTGCCGGAGCCGATCGCGAGCTTCCTTGCCGATGGCGGCTTTCTTCCCAAAGGTGTGCCGCTGTTGAAGCACGTGATGGCGCTGCCCGGGCAGACTGTTTGCCGGTCAGGCGACACCGTTTCCGTCGATCATGTCGATGTCGGCACCGCACATGATCGGGACCATCGCGGCCGTCCGCTGCCACGTTGGAGCGGTTGCCATACCCTCGAGCCGGGCGAGGTCTTCCTCATGAACCCGACCGTCCCGGACAGCCTCGACGGCCGCTATTTCGGCGCGCTGCCCGTCACGTCGATCGTCGCGCGCGCGGTCCCGCTTTGGACGGACGAAGCCGCCGACGGCCGCTTCGTCTGGCGTGCCGCCACCCATTGA
- a CDS encoding replication initiator protein A produces the protein MSSRRLITPSERSKLDPFVVATGDASPRDQRDLMERPFFSLAKAKRTRPIHYQAGDVCVEVYAVPEHGMATIWDADVLIWAASQIVEAENLGLKTSRFLRFTPYQLLTAVGRQTGARDYKLLKGGLARLQATVIRTSIRQGEHWRRHQFSWINEWEECARRDGRVEGMEFVLPDWFYRGVIDRSLVLTIDPAYFSLTGGIERWLYRVARKHAGRQPRGWLFEVAHLHAKSGSLVRVSDFALQIRRIAARQPLPGYQLRIEREARRELLRIVPAKLSTPPVDGAVEALGTSHANHVGIPHAALSGLRTREPQPTLWPETAIPGLNLESNLESNCCSGPVRPGDNAEPDDTEPPTEHPSKPSLPLSGRKTGGKR, from the coding sequence ATGTCGTCGCGCCGCCTCATCACGCCCAGCGAGCGAAGCAAGCTCGACCCGTTCGTTGTCGCCACTGGCGACGCCAGTCCGCGCGATCAGCGCGACCTGATGGAGCGGCCGTTCTTTTCGCTCGCCAAGGCCAAGCGGACGAGGCCGATCCACTACCAGGCTGGCGACGTGTGTGTCGAAGTCTATGCAGTTCCTGAGCACGGTATGGCGACCATTTGGGATGCCGACGTGCTGATTTGGGCGGCGAGCCAGATTGTCGAGGCCGAGAACCTTGGCCTGAAGACTTCGCGTTTCCTGCGCTTCACACCCTACCAGCTTCTGACCGCAGTTGGTCGGCAGACCGGAGCCCGTGACTACAAGCTCTTGAAGGGAGGACTGGCCCGCCTGCAGGCGACCGTCATCCGCACCAGCATCCGGCAGGGCGAGCATTGGCGGCGCCACCAGTTCTCCTGGATCAACGAATGGGAGGAATGCGCGCGGCGCGACGGCCGCGTGGAAGGCATGGAATTCGTTCTCCCCGACTGGTTCTATCGCGGCGTCATCGATCGCTCGCTCGTTCTCACGATTGATCCGGCCTATTTCAGCCTGACCGGCGGGATCGAGCGCTGGCTGTACCGCGTCGCGCGCAAGCACGCTGGTCGCCAGCCGAGAGGATGGCTGTTTGAGGTCGCGCACCTCCATGCGAAGTCGGGCAGTCTGGTGCGTGTCTCTGATTTTGCGCTGCAGATCCGGCGCATCGCTGCGCGTCAGCCGCTTCCCGGCTATCAGTTGCGCATCGAGCGTGAAGCACGCCGCGAATTGCTGCGCATTGTTCCGGCCAAACTATCCACTCCCCCTGTGGACGGCGCTGTGGAAGCACTCGGGACTTCGCACGCAAACCATGTCGGGATTCCGCACGCAGCCCTATCGGGACTTCGCACGCGTGAACCGCAACCAACGCTTTGGCCGGAAACCGCGATTCCCGGCCTTAACTTAGAGTCTAACTTAGAATCTAACTGTTGTAGTGGGCCGGTACGTCCTGGGGATAATGCCGAGCCCGACGACACTGAACCGCCAACCGAGCACCCAAGCAAACCATCTCTGCCGCTTTCAGGTCGCAAGACGGGAGGCAAGCGATGA
- a CDS encoding helix-turn-helix domain-containing protein — MDLKEVMAINLRRIRHKKEMTQEELADGAGLSVRYVGAIERADVSASVTVLGRIAEALGVEATDLIKRTAVHPHRAR, encoded by the coding sequence ATGGATCTCAAGGAGGTCATGGCGATCAATTTGCGTCGGATACGCCATAAGAAGGAGATGACGCAGGAAGAGTTGGCCGATGGTGCCGGGCTAAGTGTCCGTTACGTCGGCGCAATTGAACGCGCCGATGTGTCGGCCAGCGTAACCGTGCTCGGCCGAATCGCGGAGGCGCTAGGGGTCGAAGCAACCGATCTGATCAAACGAACGGCGGTTCATCCTCATCGCGCTCGATGA
- a CDS encoding DUF2285 domain-containing protein has protein sequence MNEAPFQDSPPITDRVNAYDEKHLAIYVRLLIAEEEGADWREVVSVIFGLDPAREPDRAKIVHDSHLARARWMSEAGYRDLLLPRMQ, from the coding sequence ATGAACGAGGCGCCATTCCAGGACAGCCCGCCAATAACTGATCGCGTCAACGCCTACGACGAGAAACATCTTGCGATCTACGTTAGGTTGTTAATTGCCGAGGAGGAGGGCGCCGACTGGCGTGAGGTGGTCAGCGTGATCTTCGGCCTCGACCCCGCACGCGAACCGGATCGTGCCAAAATCGTCCACGACAGCCATCTCGCCCGTGCGCGGTGGATGTCGGAAGCCGGATATCGGGACCTTTTGCTGCCGCGAATGCAGTGA
- the parA gene encoding ParA family partition ATPase: protein MIVAVLNQKGGVGKTTLALHLAGEWALRGKRVTPLDADPQGSALDWSRQRARENVSPLFGVVGFARDTLHREAPEIARTADHVVIDGPPRIAGLIRSALLAADLVLIPVQPSPFDGWASAEMLALLREARIYRPQLAARFVLNRCDTRTGIARATAETLADHDPSVLASTIGQRVVFADAAQSGRLVFELAEQSTASGEITALAAEVARLAP from the coding sequence ATGATCGTCGCCGTACTCAACCAGAAAGGCGGTGTCGGCAAGACCACGCTCGCGCTGCACCTCGCCGGTGAATGGGCGCTCCGCGGAAAGCGTGTAACGCCGCTCGATGCCGATCCCCAAGGCTCGGCATTGGACTGGTCGCGGCAGCGGGCGCGGGAGAACGTCTCGCCGCTGTTCGGCGTCGTTGGCTTCGCCCGGGATACACTCCATCGCGAAGCGCCGGAGATCGCGCGCACTGCCGATCATGTCGTCATTGACGGGCCGCCGCGCATCGCCGGATTGATACGATCGGCACTACTGGCGGCTGACCTGGTGCTGATTCCCGTGCAGCCGTCGCCATTCGACGGCTGGGCGTCGGCCGAGATGCTGGCGCTGCTGCGCGAGGCTCGCATCTACCGTCCGCAGCTCGCCGCCCGCTTCGTGCTCAATCGCTGCGACACGCGCACGGGCATCGCCCGCGCGACAGCGGAGACACTCGCCGATCACGATCCGTCAGTGCTCGCCAGCACCATCGGGCAGCGTGTCGTCTTCGCCGACGCCGCACAGTCGGGTCGGCTCGTCTTCGAGCTTGCCGAGCAGAGCACGGCCTCCGGCGAGATCACCGCGCTCGCGGCTGAAGTTGCGAGGCTCGCGCCATGA
- a CDS encoding DUF2840 domain-containing protein — MNDNEALPPRAVPPSHRRSVALTHVELTWIEKRIEHWLRFGHRAEEKILDRRRSLSSFSPGSIFGFVRWASNDYGTVVSRMDIVRAVEPGQRYQTLPFVRPGGEILLRVDSWPKVERVLQAVDAIEALSIDPADAAPEYWRHLHNRLAADHVPRAYTREQHVAWLKRRSVTP, encoded by the coding sequence ATGAACGACAATGAGGCGTTGCCGCCACGTGCCGTGCCGCCCTCGCATCGACGGAGCGTTGCGCTCACCCATGTCGAACTGACCTGGATCGAGAAGCGGATCGAGCATTGGCTGCGCTTCGGTCATCGGGCCGAGGAGAAGATTCTCGATCGCCGCCGCAGCCTTTCAAGTTTTTCGCCCGGAAGTATTTTCGGCTTCGTTCGCTGGGCATCGAACGACTATGGCACCGTGGTATCGCGCATGGACATCGTGCGCGCCGTGGAGCCCGGCCAGCGCTACCAGACGCTGCCATTCGTTCGGCCCGGCGGTGAAATCCTGCTGCGTGTCGATAGCTGGCCGAAGGTCGAGCGCGTGTTGCAGGCCGTCGACGCCATTGAGGCGCTCTCCATCGATCCGGCTGACGCTGCGCCGGAATACTGGCGGCATCTCCACAACCGTCTCGCTGCCGACCATGTGCCGCGCGCCTACACGCGCGAGCAGCATGTGGCCTGGCTCAAGCGTCGGAGCGTCACGCCATGA
- a CDS encoding DUF2285 domain-containing protein, whose protein sequence is MLNARSRARALIPKPSERVSHVDGGCGVAHDPASPVGPEPAIWLPEASPGTLILQSAPPEFETVHPIDRKSFGLATVEQTDADGRELVVSDGSGELHVRLRDEQAMRRPSVLVPLDSMGELRADVALHLARRLAGQRTGLLPAALRLTSFQKRRLIQLLHAFDVYDLGGGPRDVAAKVLASDHAHRRSVEWKDSHARRKANRLIHDSIALVERGYLKLLRGL, encoded by the coding sequence GTGCTGAACGCCAGATCGCGCGCGAGGGCGCTGATCCCGAAACCATCCGAACGAGTTTCGCACGTCGATGGAGGTTGCGGTGTCGCCCATGACCCCGCCTCTCCGGTTGGGCCCGAACCAGCCATTTGGCTGCCCGAGGCTTCACCGGGAACACTGATCCTCCAGTCCGCGCCGCCGGAGTTTGAGACCGTTCATCCGATTGATCGCAAGTCTTTCGGACTGGCGACCGTTGAGCAGACGGATGCTGACGGTCGCGAGCTGGTTGTCTCCGACGGCTCGGGCGAGCTCCATGTCCGGTTGCGCGACGAGCAGGCCATGCGCCGCCCCTCCGTGCTTGTGCCGCTCGACAGCATGGGCGAACTGCGCGCCGACGTGGCGCTGCACTTGGCCCGCCGCCTTGCTGGCCAGCGCACTGGTCTTCTGCCGGCGGCGCTGCGGCTGACGTCGTTTCAGAAACGTCGACTGATACAGCTCCTGCACGCCTTCGACGTCTACGACCTGGGCGGCGGCCCGCGAGACGTGGCGGCGAAGGTCCTGGCCTCCGATCACGCGCACCGTCGTTCGGTCGAGTGGAAGGATTCGCACGCCCGCCGTAAGGCGAACCGCCTCATTCATGACTCGATCGCTCTGGTCGAGCGCGGTTATCTGAAACTTCTACGCGGCCTGTGA
- a CDS encoding DUF736 domain-containing protein has protein sequence MAQIGQFTRDKSGFTGRVETLFFERILTLVPAESSDAENAPDYRIRLGDADGPEIGAGWKRTGEKAGDYVSLIIDDPALPRPIRANLFQSGDDKAAWTLNWNRLPQRAERD, from the coding sequence ATGGCACAAATCGGCCAGTTCACCCGCGATAAGTCCGGCTTCACCGGACGCGTTGAGACGCTGTTCTTCGAGCGGATTCTCACCCTCGTCCCGGCCGAATCCTCAGATGCCGAGAACGCGCCGGACTACCGTATCCGCCTCGGCGATGCCGACGGCCCGGAGATCGGGGCAGGCTGGAAGCGTACCGGCGAAAAGGCCGGCGATTACGTTTCGCTGATCATCGACGACCCGGCGCTGCCGCGGCCGATCCGCGCCAATCTCTTCCAGTCGGGCGACGACAAAGCGGCCTGGACGCTGAACTGGAATCGTCTGCCCCAACGCGCCGAGCGGGACTGA
- a CDS encoding helix-turn-helix transcriptional regulator, with protein MLDRAAQLAIRYVRTPEAARLLGISPRTLEKYRCHGNGPTFRKLGGRVVYAIGDLEAWADQAACNSTSDPRYLEARAAGNAHR; from the coding sequence ATGCTCGACAGGGCCGCGCAACTCGCCATCCGCTACGTGCGCACCCCCGAGGCCGCGCGCCTCCTCGGCATCTCGCCGCGCACGCTGGAGAAGTACCGCTGCCATGGCAATGGCCCGACCTTTCGCAAGCTCGGCGGCCGCGTCGTCTACGCCATCGGCGATCTCGAAGCCTGGGCCGATCAGGCCGCCTGCAATTCAACGTCGGATCCTCGCTATCTCGAGGCCCGCGCTGCCGGCAACGCGCATCGCTGA